In Fibrobacter sp. UWB15, the following proteins share a genomic window:
- a CDS encoding outer membrane protein has protein sequence MKKILLSVLALAVALFAAEKVYLAPVGLTGMHDDYAVASSKLMKAYIEDDGRFILVVGTAEDGVKADNQVAVRQKATEKGCSKYIIAEFTRLGESVIMSFKLYSVDKEAPIWDDRLKARNPDDFDPIIQRVARNIGTKHKAVDDSDIYSVTEQETKTPKRKGVNAYIGMSVGGLMAVQPDVEVFAGLDFWLLYDAQVILFGIDWDMYGLGDDTPLDYMDFAISAYYPFGTRAITPFVGGGLAFSQTSYQSDIPREYRSTNFNYSFYDSDEEFEDESSGLTGFIGGGVMFNRSSRVMFVAQAKYMINFYKNDVYNYKKVDNGAVITAKDNAIQGFIFNVGIGYGF, from the coding sequence ATGAAAAAGATCCTATTAAGTGTACTCGCTCTTGCTGTTGCCCTGTTTGCCGCCGAAAAGGTATATCTTGCTCCGGTTGGCCTCACGGGTATGCATGACGACTATGCCGTGGCTTCGTCCAAGCTTATGAAGGCATACATTGAAGACGATGGCCGCTTTATCTTGGTGGTTGGTACTGCCGAAGATGGTGTTAAGGCAGATAATCAGGTTGCCGTTCGTCAGAAGGCTACCGAAAAGGGATGCTCCAAGTACATTATTGCAGAATTTACTCGTCTTGGAGAAAGTGTAATCATGTCGTTCAAGCTCTATAGCGTCGACAAGGAAGCTCCCATTTGGGATGACCGCCTCAAGGCCCGCAACCCGGACGATTTTGACCCGATTATTCAGCGTGTGGCCCGCAATATCGGCACCAAGCACAAGGCTGTGGATGATTCCGATATTTACAGTGTCACTGAACAGGAAACTAAAACTCCCAAGCGTAAGGGTGTAAACGCCTATATCGGTATGTCCGTAGGTGGCCTTATGGCAGTGCAGCCCGATGTGGAAGTGTTTGCCGGACTTGATTTCTGGCTACTCTACGATGCCCAGGTGATTTTGTTCGGTATCGACTGGGATATGTACGGTCTGGGTGACGATACTCCTCTTGACTATATGGACTTTGCCATTTCTGCCTACTACCCGTTCGGCACCAGGGCAATTACCCCCTTTGTGGGCGGCGGCCTTGCCTTTAGCCAGACGAGCTATCAAAGTGACATTCCGAGAGAATATCGTAGCACCAATTTCAACTATAGCTTTTACGACAGCGATGAAGAATTCGAAGACGAAAGCTCGGGCCTCACGGGTTTCATTGGCGGCGGTGTGATGTTCAACCGTTCTAGCCGAGTGATGTTCGTTGCCCAGGCGAAGTACATGATCAACTTCTATAAGAACGATGTCTATAATTATAAGAAAGTTGATAATGGAGCTGTCATTACTGCCAAGGATAACGCCATTCAGGGGTTTATCTTTAACGTAGGTATCGGCTACGGGTTCTAA
- a CDS encoding FISUMP domain-containing protein has protein sequence MKSLWSLVSGVILFSVFFSACSDGEEEVVKTISDYDLNGVVIKDGYYTDKRNNHEYRIMKIKRPYSYSDDYYLWFAENLDYVDSTLEENSWCYNDSKDSCEVYGRLYNWEAAQKACPEGWKLPSHDEWSDLELSVGYRIEPAGTKLKTVDLWQNAEGILQGTNRFGFYGLPAGRKNIEGGWLPTGKFAYFWTSTSSFTEPDIAKGWQLTYESDVLGYGEYYKGHGMSVRCVKSWGTSDLHVEGDFDSTYLEEIPMHEGELNYQGQTYKTIEIWGKTYMAENMNYETGNSWCYNNSTDSCKKYGRLYDKETAVKVCPEGWRLMRNAVFDNDEGNEGLAETIGSMGKKRALFGYTAEETKSVEGWKSEPGNNLSGLNLMPSGGYDIGSESFFDMGYTAYLWLDLSYEDQGIKDTVAVGLRYSDESFRMVENGKNNAYAVRCMKE, from the coding sequence ATGAAGTCGTTGTGGAGCCTTGTTTCGGGAGTCATTTTATTTTCCGTATTCTTTTCGGCATGTTCAGATGGGGAAGAAGAGGTGGTCAAGACCATTTCGGATTATGACTTAAACGGAGTTGTCATTAAAGACGGTTATTATACCGATAAGCGAAATAATCACGAATATCGGATTATGAAAATCAAGAGACCGTATTCGTATTCAGACGATTATTATTTGTGGTTTGCCGAAAATTTGGATTACGTTGATTCTACATTGGAAGAAAATTCCTGGTGCTATAACGACAGTAAAGATAGTTGCGAGGTATATGGTCGCCTTTATAACTGGGAAGCTGCGCAAAAAGCGTGCCCCGAGGGTTGGAAGTTGCCGTCACATGATGAATGGAGTGATTTGGAACTCTCTGTCGGCTATAGGATAGAGCCTGCGGGAACTAAATTGAAAACGGTAGACCTTTGGCAAAATGCCGAAGGGATTTTGCAAGGGACGAATAGGTTTGGTTTTTACGGACTTCCGGCAGGGCGTAAGAACATTGAAGGGGGGTGGCTTCCTACAGGTAAGTTTGCTTATTTCTGGACAAGTACTTCGTCTTTTACAGAGCCGGATATCGCCAAAGGTTGGCAACTGACTTACGAATCGGATGTCCTGGGTTATGGTGAATACTATAAGGGTCACGGAATGTCGGTGCGTTGCGTGAAATCTTGGGGGACGTCAGATCTTCATGTCGAAGGTGATTTTGATTCCACCTATCTTGAAGAAATACCCATGCACGAAGGGGAATTAAATTATCAGGGCCAAACCTACAAGACCATTGAAATTTGGGGTAAAACCTACATGGCCGAAAACATGAATTACGAAACAGGAAACAGTTGGTGCTACAACAACAGTACCGATTCCTGCAAAAAGTACGGCCGCCTGTATGACAAAGAAACCGCTGTGAAGGTTTGCCCGGAAGGCTGGCGCTTAATGAGAAATGCGGTTTTTGATAATGATGAAGGTAACGAAGGCTTGGCCGAGACTATTGGATCTATGGGAAAAAAACGCGCGCTTTTTGGTTATACAGCCGAAGAAACAAAATCTGTAGAAGGGTGGAAAAGTGAACCGGGGAATAACTTGTCCGGGCTTAACTTGATGCCTTCTGGTGGTTACGATATAGGCAGCGAATCTTTCTTTGATATGGGCTATACGGCTTATCTGTGGCTTGATTTATCGTACGAAGACCAAGGAATCAAAGATACTGTTGCAGTGGGCCTGCGGTATTCAGATGAATCTTTTAGAATGGTTGAGAACGGAAAGAACAATGCTTACGCCGTTCGCTGCATGAAAGAATAA
- a CDS encoding NADH-quinone oxidoreductase subunit N, with the protein MYIHNFIIPDLLLLLFPFIVIGSRLFCTNRSKVSWRIANIGFILIFVLLNFIPLASGTGRFFISNWHIDDFGVLMREVLMVSAILGIWLAKDYFEHGGDGKPAMHQIAEFIGTVAFATFGGVTVVSACDLLTFFLGLEIATIPMYALAAWNKQDQYGSEAATKYILMGSVATAFELFGFSYLYGFAGSIHFDAIQDAVANGPSPLLWIAVLFLFAGIGFKLTLFPFYTWAPDVYEGAPTPVTAILSVTSKATAIAFLVVLVFGPLAPIQEQVAPFIALLAGTTLFVGNLGALKQTRLRRFMAYSSIAQAGYIMVALLGPATTAKTAIIYYLFVYAVSNYLAFFIFGIIGHHREETFNSLRGLSKQKPMLAIALAVAMFSLAGIPPLAGFFGKFHLFFSGASTGHYGIVAFAVLNNVLALFYYLQLIKSAWIDETDDHLNPLRMTKRQRGVIGLLTVAVIVLGVLPFLSDNIFAGFTF; encoded by the coding sequence ATGTATATACATAACTTCATTATCCCAGACCTGCTACTGCTTCTATTCCCGTTTATCGTTATCGGGAGTAGGCTCTTTTGCACCAACCGTTCCAAGGTATCCTGGCGCATCGCAAACATCGGATTCATTCTGATTTTTGTGTTGCTGAACTTCATTCCACTAGCCAGCGGAACGGGTCGTTTCTTCATTAGCAACTGGCACATTGACGACTTTGGCGTGCTCATGCGCGAAGTGCTGATGGTCTCGGCCATTCTCGGAATCTGGCTTGCCAAGGATTACTTTGAACACGGCGGCGACGGCAAGCCCGCCATGCACCAGATTGCAGAATTTATCGGAACCGTGGCTTTCGCAACCTTCGGCGGAGTCACCGTCGTCTCGGCTTGCGACTTGCTCACCTTCTTCTTGGGCCTTGAAATTGCAACCATCCCCATGTATGCCCTTGCCGCTTGGAACAAGCAAGACCAGTATGGTTCCGAAGCAGCCACCAAGTACATTTTGATGGGTTCAGTGGCAACCGCCTTTGAACTTTTCGGATTCAGCTACCTTTACGGCTTTGCAGGATCCATCCACTTCGACGCCATTCAGGACGCAGTGGCAAACGGCCCCTCTCCGCTTCTGTGGATTGCAGTGCTGTTCCTGTTTGCAGGTATCGGTTTCAAGTTGACTCTGTTCCCCTTCTACACCTGGGCCCCCGACGTTTACGAAGGCGCCCCCACTCCGGTAACCGCCATTCTCTCGGTGACTTCGAAGGCAACCGCCATCGCATTCCTCGTAGTTCTCGTCTTTGGCCCCCTCGCCCCGATTCAAGAACAGGTTGCACCGTTCATCGCCCTACTGGCGGGCACCACACTCTTTGTCGGTAACTTGGGCGCATTGAAGCAGACCAGGCTCCGCCGCTTCATGGCGTACAGCTCTATCGCCCAAGCCGGTTACATCATGGTTGCCCTCCTTGGTCCGGCCACAACGGCGAAAACCGCCATTATTTACTACCTATTCGTGTATGCGGTTTCGAACTACCTCGCCTTCTTCATCTTTGGCATTATCGGACACCACCGCGAAGAGACCTTCAATTCCTTGCGCGGGCTTTCTAAGCAAAAGCCCATGCTCGCCATCGCTCTTGCGGTCGCCATGTTCAGTTTGGCTGGCATCCCGCCCCTTGCAGGATTCTTCGGTAAGTTCCACCTGTTCTTCAGTGGTGCTTCTACCGGACATTACGGCATCGTGGCGTTTGCAGTCCTCAACAACGTGCTTGCACTGTTCTACTACTTACAGCTTATCAAGAGCGCCTGGATTGACGAAACGGACGACCACCTGAATCCGCTGCGCATGACCAAGCGCCAGCGTGGTGTGATTGGGCTCTTGACCGTAGCCGTGATTGTACTCGGAGTGCTGCCGTTCCTGAGCGACAACATCTTCGCCGGCTTTACGTTTTAA
- a CDS encoding NuoM family protein: protein MDTLLFNLIWIIPLFTVLVCAPISSQKESLLKTIHAVSGTFVLLLVGYLTYRLYTLGFDTAAKESAPLLLHYYMDIPWLHAFNAHYAVGADGLNMFLLFLTAVIVWGGILVSWNIKGNQKVFFALIQLLATSVYGVFMSMDLVLFFVFYEMEALCMYLMIAGYGSGRKDYGGKKLTLTLAFGSSMILATLFGLYFESGINSWSLVELSKVTLPMDFQMWAFPLMFMGFAVSSSLFPFHFWSPDGHSAAPTAVSMLAAGVMMKMGAYGCLRIAMFLMPEAAKIWLPYVVALLIFNVVLGPFIALRHKDLKYITAYSSISHLGLIFLGLAAMTPVGLRGASLQMISHGFLTGLFFATIGMIYERTHTRDITEMGGIMRKLPFLGVGFVIAGFAGLGLPGFSGFIAESNIFIGAFQQDSTITRVVTVLAILSITTTAVYILQTANRMLHGNMPAKYESLTDACFREKLVVVVLVLCLLLIGVFPGWIADMLDQSIAPIFAKINSAL, encoded by the coding sequence ATGGATACTTTGCTTTTTAACCTTATCTGGATCATACCACTTTTCACGGTCCTAGTCTGCGCACCGATTTCTTCGCAAAAGGAATCCCTGCTTAAGACAATTCATGCCGTTTCGGGCACCTTTGTGTTGCTGCTTGTCGGCTACCTTACCTACAGGCTCTACACGCTTGGTTTTGACACAGCCGCCAAGGAATCAGCCCCGCTTTTACTCCATTACTACATGGACATCCCGTGGTTGCATGCCTTTAACGCCCATTACGCCGTCGGCGCCGATGGACTGAACATGTTCCTGTTGTTCCTTACGGCAGTGATCGTCTGGGGCGGTATCCTGGTCAGCTGGAACATCAAGGGAAACCAGAAGGTGTTCTTCGCTCTCATCCAACTCTTGGCCACAAGCGTCTACGGCGTGTTCATGAGTATGGACTTGGTGTTGTTCTTTGTGTTCTACGAAATGGAAGCCCTGTGCATGTACCTGATGATTGCAGGCTATGGTTCAGGCCGTAAGGACTACGGCGGTAAAAAACTGACGTTAACGCTCGCCTTCGGTTCTTCCATGATTTTGGCGACGCTCTTCGGTCTCTATTTCGAAAGCGGAATCAACAGTTGGAGCCTAGTGGAACTTTCCAAGGTGACACTTCCCATGGACTTCCAGATGTGGGCATTCCCGCTCATGTTCATGGGCTTCGCCGTTTCTAGTTCCTTGTTCCCGTTCCACTTCTGGAGCCCGGACGGTCACTCCGCCGCACCGACTGCGGTTTCGATGCTTGCCGCCGGCGTGATGATGAAGATGGGCGCTTACGGCTGCCTTCGCATCGCCATGTTCCTGATGCCCGAAGCCGCCAAGATTTGGCTCCCGTACGTGGTAGCACTCCTTATTTTCAACGTGGTGCTGGGCCCCTTCATTGCACTCCGCCACAAAGACCTCAAGTACATCACCGCCTACAGTTCCATTAGCCACTTGGGCCTCATATTCCTCGGCCTTGCGGCCATGACTCCCGTGGGTCTCCGCGGCGCCAGCCTCCAGATGATTTCTCACGGTTTCTTGACGGGGCTCTTCTTTGCCACCATCGGCATGATTTATGAACGTACCCACACCCGCGACATCACCGAAATGGGCGGCATTATGCGCAAGCTCCCCTTCCTTGGCGTGGGCTTTGTCATTGCAGGCTTTGCAGGTCTCGGTCTCCCGGGCTTTAGTGGATTCATCGCCGAAAGCAACATCTTTATCGGAGCCTTCCAGCAAGATTCCACCATTACACGTGTCGTGACTGTTTTGGCAATTCTATCCATTACGACGACCGCCGTTTACATTTTGCAGACGGCCAACCGCATGTTGCACGGCAATATGCCAGCCAAGTACGAATCTCTTACCGACGCATGCTTCCGCGAAAAGCTCGTGGTGGTGGTATTGGTACTTTGCCTCCTTTTGATTGGTGTGTTCCCCGGATGGATTGCAGACATGCTTGACCAAAGTATTGCACCTATTTTTGCAAAGATTAACTCCGCATTATAG
- the nuoL gene encoding NADH-quinone oxidoreductase subunit L, protein MINDVSISYLIFLMPLLVFAVNGLFLGRKSDKAAAGFAVIGNGIAMIAALIVAVHYFSSTFAPQKAVLFDLPFLNFAENFAAKIGLLIDPLSVMMLVVVTVISFLVNIYSIGYMKGDRSAGRFFSLLSLFNFSMLGLVAATNLFQMFIFWELVGVSSYLLIGFWYHKPSAVSASKQAFILTRFADSFFLLGIVIVSYVVQSFDFFALNGLTLSAFKKETIDLGLMVVTKADALILGSILIFTGGWGKSAMFPMHIWLPNAMEGPTPVSSIIHSATMVVAGVYLVARLFPFFAVCGNSLTLIMWVGAFTMVFAAVIACTQKDIKRILAYSTLSQLGYMMFALGACKIGDAVITTGWTASTFHIFTHAFFKCALFLIAGSLIHQVHTNDLDAMGGLRKKMPLTYWSSLICVLAIAGIPPFSGFFSKDEIILAAFQGHHYVVFALALITSGLTTFYMFRLFFLAFHGKPRCKSVAEGHVHEDFFMTLPIVILAVPALLSGLLGKGLFEHYFVPGRLRVPQLVLLPHAEWIPYVAVAVAAVALFIAWFFYASPKAKVERALDDTNRSGLYKVVYHKFYFDEMYYAVVRQFVIGGIARVARFIQDYIIEGILAFVVWFTHKLGDLVRYAQGGNLSFYLGTLIVGVILWRFLGQLPI, encoded by the coding sequence ATGATTAACGACGTTTCCATCAGCTACCTGATTTTCTTGATGCCGCTTCTCGTATTCGCGGTAAACGGGCTGTTCCTCGGTCGCAAATCGGACAAGGCCGCCGCAGGCTTCGCCGTCATCGGTAACGGAATCGCCATGATTGCCGCCCTGATTGTGGCAGTCCACTATTTCAGCTCCACATTCGCGCCTCAGAAAGCGGTTCTATTCGACCTCCCCTTCCTGAATTTCGCAGAAAATTTCGCCGCAAAAATCGGCCTCCTGATTGACCCGCTGTCCGTCATGATGCTTGTGGTGGTCACCGTGATTTCATTCCTAGTGAACATCTACAGCATTGGCTACATGAAGGGCGACCGCTCTGCTGGCCGATTCTTCTCGCTCCTTTCGCTGTTCAACTTCAGCATGCTCGGCCTCGTTGCCGCCACCAACCTTTTCCAGATGTTCATCTTCTGGGAACTGGTGGGCGTATCCAGTTACCTGCTCATCGGTTTCTGGTACCACAAGCCCTCGGCCGTGAGCGCTTCGAAGCAAGCCTTCATCCTCACCCGCTTCGCCGACAGTTTCTTCTTGCTTGGCATCGTGATCGTGAGCTATGTGGTGCAAAGCTTTGACTTCTTCGCCCTGAACGGTCTCACCCTTTCCGCTTTTAAAAAAGAAACCATTGACTTGGGCCTCATGGTCGTCACCAAGGCCGACGCCCTCATTCTCGGATCCATTCTTATCTTTACCGGAGGCTGGGGCAAGTCCGCCATGTTCCCCATGCATATCTGGCTTCCCAACGCCATGGAAGGTCCGACTCCAGTTTCTTCTATCATCCACAGTGCCACCATGGTGGTGGCCGGTGTTTACCTGGTCGCACGACTTTTCCCCTTCTTTGCCGTTTGCGGCAACTCCCTTACATTGATCATGTGGGTGGGCGCCTTCACTATGGTCTTTGCCGCAGTCATTGCCTGCACGCAAAAGGACATCAAGCGCATACTCGCCTACTCCACGCTTTCGCAGCTGGGCTACATGATGTTTGCTTTGGGCGCCTGCAAAATCGGCGACGCCGTCATTACCACCGGCTGGACGGCCTCCACCTTCCACATCTTTACGCACGCCTTCTTCAAGTGCGCCTTGTTCCTGATTGCAGGTAGCCTGATTCACCAGGTGCATACTAACGATCTCGACGCCATGGGCGGCCTCCGTAAGAAGATGCCGCTCACCTATTGGAGCAGCCTCATTTGCGTATTGGCAATTGCGGGTATTCCGCCTTTCTCCGGATTCTTCTCCAAGGACGAAATCATCTTGGCCGCCTTCCAGGGGCACCATTACGTGGTATTTGCCTTGGCACTCATCACAAGCGGTCTTACCACCTTCTACATGTTCCGCCTGTTCTTCCTCGCCTTCCACGGCAAGCCCCGTTGCAAATCCGTTGCCGAAGGCCATGTGCACGAAGACTTCTTCATGACGCTCCCGATCGTAATTCTTGCCGTACCCGCCCTCTTGAGCGGTCTTTTGGGCAAGGGCCTCTTCGAGCATTATTTTGTACCGGGTAGGCTCCGTGTTCCGCAACTGGTATTGCTTCCCCACGCCGAATGGATTCCGTACGTGGCAGTCGCCGTAGCAGCCGTCGCGCTCTTTATCGCCTGGTTCTTCTACGCAAGCCCCAAGGCTAAAGTGGAACGCGCACTCGACGACACCAACCGCAGCGGTCTGTACAAAGTGGTCTATCACAAGTTCTACTTCGACGAAATGTACTACGCCGTAGTTCGCCAGTTCGTCATTGGCGGAATCGCTCGTGTAGCTAGATTCATTCAAGACTACATTATCGAAGGAATTCTCGCGTTTGTCGTGTGGTTCACACACAAGCTCGGCGACCTGGTACGCTACGCACAAGGCGGAAACCTGAGTTTTTACCTGGGCACGCTTATTGTCGGCGTAATCCTGTGGCGTTTCTTGGGGCAGCTTCCTATTTAA
- the nuoK gene encoding NADH-quinone oxidoreductase subunit NuoK: protein MTLMNCLILAFLLFGIGVWGLMRRRHLIGMLISIELMLNAANINFISFAYFSAKDSTAGALFSIFVIAVTACEMAIALAIIVSMYRRYKSLDVEQLRDLHD, encoded by the coding sequence ATGACCCTGATGAATTGTCTCATTCTCGCATTCCTGCTTTTCGGCATTGGCGTCTGGGGCCTTATGCGCCGCCGCCACTTAATCGGCATGCTGATTTCCATCGAACTCATGCTGAACGCCGCCAACATCAACTTTATTTCATTTGCCTACTTTAGCGCGAAGGACTCTACGGCAGGTGCGCTCTTCAGCATCTTCGTGATTGCAGTGACCGCATGCGAAATGGCAATCGCTCTCGCCATTATTGTGTCGATGTACCGCCGCTACAAGAGTCTGGACGTTGAACAGTTGAGGGACCTCCATGATTAA
- a CDS encoding NADH-quinone oxidoreductase subunit J has translation MIQNLLAGLIPQNVAFPMGGMDLAFYVVAFIILVTAVCTVAVKNILQSAVFLIFSFVATAILYLLLHAEFTALAQVMVYVGGVVIFVVFTILLTSRLGEDAFAVKIPRVFAAFALSIIFVLVMVKCLLPIEGLSSGAVAAPEGYASLKAFALRLLGYGEDGFVIPFEVVSILLLMTLICAITIARKGKEEEEK, from the coding sequence GATCCAGAATCTGTTAGCAGGGCTTATTCCGCAGAATGTCGCCTTCCCGATGGGTGGAATGGACTTGGCATTTTACGTGGTCGCCTTTATTATCCTTGTAACCGCAGTCTGCACGGTCGCGGTCAAGAACATTCTGCAAAGTGCCGTGTTCCTGATTTTCAGCTTCGTTGCAACAGCGATTCTTTACCTGCTCTTGCATGCGGAATTTACCGCACTCGCCCAGGTGATGGTCTATGTGGGCGGCGTCGTGATTTTCGTGGTATTCACGATTCTACTCACAAGCCGCCTCGGCGAAGACGCCTTCGCAGTCAAGATTCCGAGGGTATTTGCCGCATTCGCGCTCTCGATTATCTTTGTGCTCGTGATGGTCAAGTGTCTGCTTCCCATCGAAGGACTTTCGAGCGGAGCTGTGGCCGCGCCCGAAGGCTACGCCTCGCTGAAGGCATTCGCTCTTAGACTGCTGGGCTACGGCGAAGACGGATTCGTGATTCCGTTCGAAGTCGTGAGTATCCTTCTCCTGATGACGCTGATTTGCGCCATCACCATCGCCCGCAAAGGCAAGGAGGAAGAAGAAAAATGA